From the Prochlorococcus marinus CUG1416 genome, the window ATTGAAAAGGAAAGAATTTTGATTAAGATTGCTGCAACTTGGGAAGGAATTAAGGCGGCTGAAATTTTGGAAAAAGAGGGTATTAAGTGCAACTTAACTTTACTTTTTAACTTCTGCCAAGCGGTAACTTGTGCTAATGCAAAGATAACTCTAATTTCTCCGTTCGTTGGCCGTATATTGGATTGGCATAAAGCAAAAACTGGTAAAACTAGTTTTGTTGGTGCTGAAGACCCTGGTGTTATTTCGGTTACACAAATATACACGTACTTTAAAGAAAAGGGATTCAAGACAGAAGTAATGGGAGCTAGTTTTAGAAATCTTGATGAAATAAAAGAATTAGCAGGTTGCGATCTTTTAACAATCGCACCAAAATTTCTTGAGGAACTGAAAAAAGAAAAAGGAGAGTTAGTTAGAAAATTAGATGTAAGTACCCAAATAAATAATTCTGTTGACTACGCATTTGAAGAAAAAGATTTCAGATTAAGTATGTTAGAAGATCAAATGGCAAGTGAAAAGCTTAGTGAAGGTATTACTGGATTCAGTAAGGCTATAGAAGAATTGGAAGAGCTGCTACTTAAGAGATATTCAGAAATCAAAAATCATAAATTGATTTCTGCTAACTAAATTTAAGTTTGAATTTAAAAAGAATTAAGCCTTACTTTGTGTTAAGAGCCTTCTGATAACTCTTTTTGCAATATCTTCATAACTCATTTCTCCTGATAATATTTGAGCAATACGTTTAGGAGCTGTTTTCCTTTTGATACCTAATTGGTATCCAGTTCTAGGGAATCTATAAAACACCTGTGCTATTCTCCGCCCCCAAGCCATTGATTTCCCCCAAATGTGGTTAATTTTTTTCGTATAAAGATTTAAATCATCTACTTTTCCTGATAGGCACTGATCTATGAATTCTGCAGCATAAAAACTGCTAATTAAAGATGGTCTAATTCCTTCAGCTAAAAATGGATCACATAGAGATGCTGCATCTCCAACGGCTAAAACTTTGTCACCATTAATTGAGTGGAAGCCATTCCATATTCTCAGTTTCTTACTAATTGTTTTATGAGGAAAATCATTAAAACCGAAGCTTCTGATAACTTGTTTATTTATAGCCTGATTTTCTAAAAGACCATTATTTATAAAAGTACCTAAACCAATATTTAAGCTTTCTCTTAAGGGGAATGCCCATGCAAAGCCATATTTAATAAATCCAAACTCAAATCTAACT encodes:
- the tal gene encoding transaldolase gives rise to the protein MKSILEQLSSMTVVVADTGDLDSIKKFQPRDATTNPSLILSAAKNPDYVKLIDKALESSENSLAQGFSEIELIKETVDQVSVFFGKEILKIISGRVSTEVDARLSFDTEATVEKARKLINLYKDFGIEKERILIKIAATWEGIKAAEILEKEGIKCNLTLLFNFCQAVTCANAKITLISPFVGRILDWHKAKTGKTSFVGAEDPGVISVTQIYTYFKEKGFKTEVMGASFRNLDEIKELAGCDLLTIAPKFLEELKKEKGELVRKLDVSTQINNSVDYAFEEKDFRLSMLEDQMASEKLSEGITGFSKAIEELEELLLKRYSEIKNHKLISAN
- a CDS encoding NAD(P)/FAD-dependent oxidoreductase, which produces MKGFDVVIIGGGLSGSSTALNLSTKGYSVLIIEKEKSQDFKPCAGGIASSMQKFLPLDITDSIESKIKNVEFRWKASDNVIADLTGESPFWIIKRETLDQLLLDESLSNGVQIIRPVLVKKIIKKNDRWEITCDNKCIYVSEFLVIADGSQSKWAGYFNLGPRKPKFANTISLRLKGLGTIPRDSVRFEFGFIKYGFAWAFPLRESLNIGLGTFINNGLLENQAINKQVIRSFGFNDFPHKTISKKLRIWNGFHSINGDKVLAVGDAASLCDPFLAEGIRPSLISSFYAAEFIDQCLSGKVDDLNLYTKKINHIWGKSMAWGRRIAQVFYRFPRTGYQLGIKRKTAPKRIAQILSGEMSYEDIAKRVIRRLLTQSKA